Within the Enterococcus hirae ATCC 9790 genome, the region AAGCTTTATCCCCGTTCTTTTTCTTGTATTCTTCAAACGTAGCCATTTGAATCAGCTCTCTTTCTCTGATACAATAGACACGTGAATAAGCCTATTGTATAGGTTTGTTTTTTCTTAGAACACGCTCGCTTTGGTCGGTGGGGCGTGTTTTTTTAAAATACAATATTTCCGTTTGAGTCAGAAGGTTTTAAAGCACCGATAATAGCTTCAATAAGTCCTAAAACAGATGGTATGAAAGTCCAAGAAAATACAAGATATAAAATTCCCATGAATGTTTTTCCACTATAAAACTTATGAGCACCCAGCCCACCAAGAAATAGCGCTAAAAGAACATATACTAATTTATTTACTACTCTTCCTGATTGAATTGTACTTACTTGCTGATTTTGTGTATTATCATTAACGATATTAATATGAATTTTATCTTCAGCAGAATTAGAATTATTCTTAACTCTTGTAATTATTAAATTGTCACCATCTTTGAAAACCTCGACTTCGTCGTGGACTTCTGGTCTCCAATCCAATTCTTCGTAAGGCACACGAATAATTTCTTTTTCATCTGTTGCAATTATAACTTCTGCCTGCTCCAACTTAACAATTTTAGCCATACACTTTTTCTCTCCATTCTGATATAATTATTTTATACAGTGAACCTCATAAACGAGTAACCCTAGCCGCAGCGCCAACTTCGACTGGGGTATTTTTTATAGGTTGTAAATAACTTGTACAGCTTTTCCATCTTGACCCATAACTTTTTTTGACATTTAAATTTTCCTCACTTCTTGTTATAATATATTTGTGATCTCAGAAATGAGGTATGAGTCCGTGTTGCAGCACGGGCTTTTTTCTTTATAACTTTTTTAGAGATTATAGGCAAAATAGTAGGGCATAAAAATATATTATTGAATTCCGTATTTAGAAAATCCTAATTGAACTTCACCGGAAGTCTTTTGCTGTGTTGTACGCAATGCTTCTTCTTCAGACATTCCATTCTGTACTTTCCATGCAACAGGCGACATCCCGTATTTGTTAACAAAATCAGTAAGTGATAAAGTGTCAGCGTCTTGCTGAGCGCTTGTTTGTTGGTCTTCTGGATTTTGTTGAGATGCTGCTTGTTGTTCTTTCTGATCTTGACTGATAATATTGCCAGCATCATCTGTAGTCAATCCATTTTCATAAAGGGCCACGCCGAAAGCTTCCCACTCTTTGTTGGACCAATTTGCACGATCAGCTGGAGTTGACTGTAAAGTGCGTTGTTTCATCTGTTCATATGTTTCTTCTTGAGGTGCGGTTTGGATTGTACTCTGACTGGAGCTTATAACTGTTGGGCTAGGTTCCGCCGTAACTTGGTTGGAGCTTGTAACTGTTGAACTAGAATCTGTTTTAGATGTAGATTTGCTAGTAGATGAACTGGTTTCAGTTGTTTCTTTTGTTTTACTTATTTTTGTTTCTTGGTTAGAAGTGGCATCTGTTGATTCAGCTTTTTTATTATTTGAACAAGCTGAAAGTAGCAGAGCAGTACTTAACAACAACATAACGCTAACTTTTTTCATTTTATACTCCTCTTTTCTTTGATACAATAAGTTGTAAAGAAGCCTACTATAGGTTTAACATCCCACGTCCACAAACTTTGGCGAGGGAGGGGGCGTGTTTTTGTATTTTAACGATTTATATTGAATGTTGATTCAGCACTTTCAGCAACTGTACTATAATCAGACGGATTATATAACACTCCGGTTTTTATCGTTACTTTTGTAATATCGTTAACTTTAGATGGATCTAAGTAAGCTAAACTATAAAATTCTTTACTTTCAGTTTTTTTGAAAAACGAGTTTGTTGTCATTGTATGCATAAGATCGTCTGAACTGAAATCAATTTGTTGGCCGTTATCAAGTATGGCGTGTGCAAGCCCATTATAACCATAATCTACTTCAGAATTGTTTTTAACTTTGAATGCAATTTGTAAACCATAAAAATTTCCTTCACTATCTTTGTGATTATTTGCATCGTAGTAACCAGCAGCGCTAGGGTCAGCATAATCGGAATACTTGAGTAGTTTGATATTAGATATATAAATGCCGATATCACCAAGAGGAATATCTGATTGTGGGCTTGCCGTTCCAATTAATTCAATTTTGCCACTTGTATCTCTTTTTTCTTTGGTCCATTGACCAACTTTGAGGAGGGGGCCATCAACCTCCTGTGAATTTTTAGAAGACTGTGTTGTACTTTCTGATAACGTAACTGAAGAGTCTTTTTCGTTTGTTTTGCCAGTATTATCTACAACATTGGATTGGCTACATCCGGTAAGAAAAAAAGCACCAAATACTAACCCTAAAATCACTTTTTTCATTCTTTATTCTCCGTTTCTATGATATTATTTTTATGTAGGATCTTAGAAACGAGATCTTAGTCCGTGTTGCAGCACGGGCTTTTTTTACTGTGCATAAGAGTATTTTTTCTTGAAATATGACTGGCAAACATTAAAACATTCTGTTCTTAACTTATTATTGATAGCATAGAATTCCATAAAATTTTCCAATTTGAACTGGGATTCATCAGTCAGTTCATTCTCAATAAAGATATTTAGTAAAATCATAATTGCAATTTTATCAGCTTCAGTTTCGAATTTTGAATGAAAAGTTGTAGAGTTATCGTACAGTACTGAATATTCAAAATGTGAAGCAATGAAATGACCTAGCTCGTGGGCTAAATGAAAAGCTTCAGAATTGTCTTCGTGTAGTTTTTCATTCAAAAATACTATTCTTGGTTTTGGATAATAAAAACCTGGTTCTTCCATTTCCATATAGATTAACTTTAAATTACACTCACTCAGCATTTCTTTCAACTTTAAATACATACAACCCATCACTCCAACTATTCATTTTCTTCTAAAGCTTTAGCAATTGCAATCGCTTTACGCATTGTCTCCTTAGATATTTCTTTTCCATCAAAAGAAAACACAGTATCGTCTTCTGATAAATCCACATGTTTAGGGGTTTTTCTTTCTTCTCTACCTAGAAGGTAGTCTACAGAGACATCGAAATAGTCAGCTACCTTTTGTAAATCTCTTGCTTTAGGTTCTGTTGTTTTCCATCGATAGAAAAGATTCTCGCTAAATCCTAATTCTAAAGCGACTTCTTTCATGCTTTTATCTCTTTGGTTAGCTAATGATTTTATCCTTTCAAACAGTGTCATAATAATGTTCTCCAATCCTAAACAAATAAAAGTATACAAAATGTAAATTATACTGTTGACATAAGTATAAGATTGTATTGTTATTTGTTTGTAAGTTAATTTGATAGAAAAAAGCAAACTAAAAACACACCTTATAGCATTAAGTTTGGCGACCGATTGCATAATAAAGGGTTTGTTGTAGGCTTATTTAACTATGTTTATATAGTATACGATTGTATACTGTTAGTCAATAGTTTTATACGTTTTTTCTATCATTTTAACTTACAAATATATATGTAAGGGAAGTGAATAGATGTCAAACCTAGATAATGGACGTGCTGCAATTAAAAATTTTATGCGAGAAAACGGAGTAACTATGGAAGATTTAGCTACTGCATATGGATATACGCGTGTTCGAATGCAGCAAATTATTGATGGCCATTGGAGTGGGCCGAAAGCTAATAAAACTATCTTAGAAATCATTCGCGATTATCGAATTCGGTAGGAGGGGAACAAATGACGCAAGAACTAATCAACAAAAGCGAGCTAGATTCATTACTTGTAGGATATGTGCCTAAACGCTATCTGACTCAAAAAGAAGCAGTTCATTATACAGGAACGTCAGCAGGAACAATTAACGAATGGATCAAACAAGGTCTAAAAGTAATCATCTTCGATGAAAACAGCCGTCCGAAATACGACATCAAAGATATCGATGAATTCATGTCGAAATATAAAGTCTAAGGAGGAAAAACATGGGCAAATTCAACAGAGCATTAGTATTCAGCGCACCACTAATCATCTACGCTTTAGGACTTTGGGGAAGCAGGCAAGCGTTGATAGGAACGATCGTTTACATGGTCTGGATTTTTATAGGTCTTGATGAAGCTGAGTACAAAACAAAAAAGCCAGCCGGGAGGGACTGACTAATGAAAAAAAGTTTAATGACTATAAACGAAAAACAATTGAAAGAAAATTTTAATGATCTCATCAAAGAATTTGTAAAAGAAACTGGAGAATTTCCTAATCAAATTCATCTAGTTGCGGAGGGACATAGCCAGTATCAAGCTGTGAAATTTGAGATGAAGAAACAAATCTATTGAATTTAGCAGTACCTCTACTTGTAAGAACATTTATTGTAATGTTTTTTTCGACTAAAGATTCATCGTATCTAAAAACCAACGTAGTAATTTTTGACTCATACGGTGGAATGGTAATAGGTAATGACAACGGAGGAAAGTTTGATAGATCAGTACCTTTTTTTAAAGATTTACCAGAATACGCACGTATACCATGTGGAAGTTCGTCATACATCGATTTTACCGTTACAGAATAATTATCACCAATCATTGTAAAAGCATTTAAAGGATCAGGAATTCCAGAAATCGAAAACTCAATAATTGTAACAGGTAAAGAACTGTTATTTGTTAACAATACAGAATCTATAATCCTGAATTTATTTTGATGGTAAACATCTGGTTTGGAATCACTTTCTCTATCTATCAACCATTCTTCGCATTCAGCGAAGAAATCCAATTTTAAATTAAATTTTTTGTTTTTTCTATCTGTATAGGAGATATAAAAAGCAAATGTTGAAAATACTAGAGACGTAATAGGCAAAATAAAATCTTTAATGGTTTTAACAATGTTATTCCAGTCAAATTGTTTAATAAAGTCAATAAGACTCAATTTATACCACCACCATTTTTTATCTACATTATATCAAAGAGGAGAGAAGAAATAATGCAAGAATTAGTAATTTTGAAAAATAAAGAAGCTGTTACTACGAGCTTACAAGTGGCAGAAAGTTTCAAAAAGAAACATAAGCATGTACTAGAAGCAATTGAATCAATAAAAAGATCGGTCGAAAATTCGGCCAATGTTGAAGATGGGTCCAATTTTGGACAGATGTTTGTGGAAGGGAACGAGCCAGACTCATACGGAAGAAGTCGGAGAGTTTATTTCATGAATAGAGACGGATTTTCCTTGCTAGCTATGGGATTCACTGGAAGTAAAGCAATAAATTTCAAACTAAAATTTATTGAAGCTTTCAACGAAATGGAAGATGTTATTCGGAAGAATACTGTTCCTCAAACAATTGAAGACATGATGATCTATCAATTAGAAGAAATGAAAGATGTTAAAAAAGATGTTTCCATGCTTAAAGATACTATGCGAATTAGCGGACAACAAGAGTTTGAAATTAAGCAAAAAGGAAATATGAAAGTTATGGAAGTTTTAGGAGGTAAAGAAAGCCGAGCTTATGAAGAAATCAGCAAAAAAGTATTCTCAAAATTTTGGTCTGAATTTAAACGTACCTTTTCAATCCCAAGATATGGCGAGTTACCTCGTAAGAGATTCGATGATGCTGTTTCATTTATTGAAATGTGGTTACCAGAAACTGCAATCCGTATGGAAATCGATCAACTGAACAGACAACAAAGACTTTTCGGTGATGAAAATGAATAGAGCTGAAGCGCTAAGAATAGGGACGGTAATTGCTAATCGCTGGTGGAGACACAATAAACCAAACATCCTAAGCCAACAACATATTGATAAGCAAAAAGCATGGCAACAAATAAAAAGCGACTCCGCCGGCAAGCATTGAGTCGCAAACAAAATACATCTAAGGAGATGTTACCACATGGAAAAAGAACTTTCTACTCTAGATCAATATTTAACTGATCCCGAATGGGGCAAGTCGAAAATTGAAGGAGTTAACAATCGGAAAATCAGAAGAAATCTTTTGACAGATGAAGAACTAGCATGTGATCAAGATGATTTGGGCAATTTTGTGAGCATTTGGGATCATGTTTACCTTATTCATCTATCAAAACATTCAAACAAACCTGAATACATTTATGTCATCGAAGATGGCTTGACTGATGCATTAGAAGAGTACGACAGAGATAACTTGATTGATATCTCTTATTACGGACCAGGTAAGAAATACATTGCTGAAATGGAGGCAGAATTTGATGAGTGAAGGAACGAAACGCAACGATAACAAATTATTCAATAGTCTGTACAAGATAACCGTCAATGATGTTGTCGAAAAAAGAAACAAACTAACTTATCTGTCCTGGGCATGGGCGTGGGCAGAAGTCAGCAAAATCTGCGAAGAAGTAGACTACGAAATCTATCGTGATCCAGAAACAAATCGTCCATACCTCTTTGATGAAAAAACAGGCTATATGGTTTTTACCAGTATCACAGTCAACGGAGTAAAGCGTGACATGTGGTTACCAGTCATGGATGGTGCAAACAAGGCAATGAAAGATGAGCCATATACCTACGAAGTCAATGATTATCAGTGGAATAACGAAACGAAGAAAAAAGAGATTGTTGGAAAAATCGAAAAGCGAGTTGAAGCAGCAACTATGTTCGATATCAATAAGACGATCATGCGCTGCCTAGTAAAGAATCTTGCTATGTTTGGACTTGGTTTATATATTTTTGCAGGTGAAGACATGCCAGAAGATGTCTCGATGCTTGAACCAGCTACTCAAAGAAGC harbors:
- a CDS encoding TM2 domain-containing protein codes for the protein MAKIVKLEQAEVIIATDEKEIIRVPYEELDWRPEVHDEVEVFKDGDNLIITRVKNNSNSAEDKIHINIVNDNTQNQQVSTIQSGRVVNKLVYVLLALFLGGLGAHKFYSGKTFMGILYLVFSWTFIPSVLGLIEAIIGALKPSDSNGNIVF
- a CDS encoding ImmA/IrrE family metallo-endopeptidase, translated to MYLKLKEMLSECNLKLIYMEMEEPGFYYPKPRIVFLNEKLHEDNSEAFHLAHELGHFIASHFEYSVLYDNSTTFHSKFETEADKIAIMILLNIFIENELTDESQFKLENFMEFYAINNKLRTECFNVCQSYFKKKYSYAQ
- a CDS encoding helix-turn-helix domain-containing protein, with protein sequence MTLFERIKSLANQRDKSMKEVALELGFSENLFYRWKTTEPKARDLQKVADYFDVSVDYLLGREERKTPKHVDLSEDDTVFSFDGKEISKETMRKAIAIAKALEENE
- a CDS encoding Rha family transcriptional regulator, with protein sequence MQELVILKNKEAVTTSLQVAESFKKKHKHVLEAIESIKRSVENSANVEDGSNFGQMFVEGNEPDSYGRSRRVYFMNRDGFSLLAMGFTGSKAINFKLKFIEAFNEMEDVIRKNTVPQTIEDMMIYQLEEMKDVKKDVSMLKDTMRISGQQEFEIKQKGNMKVMEVLGGKESRAYEEISKKVFSKFWSEFKRTFSIPRYGELPRKRFDDAVSFIEMWLPETAIRMEIDQLNRQQRLFGDENE
- a CDS encoding DUF1071 domain-containing protein produces the protein MSEGTKRNDNKLFNSLYKITVNDVVEKRNKLTYLSWAWAWAEVSKICEEVDYEIYRDPETNRPYLFDEKTGYMVFTSITVNGVKRDMWLPVMDGANKAMKDEPYTYEVNDYQWNNETKKKEIVGKIEKRVEAATMFDINKTIMRCLVKNLAMFGLGLYIFAGEDMPEDVSMLEPATQRSKKLFLDALQLVANKYDKSIDEAVVALTDAASITADDSKWTKRDLGVLKRGVNWLEDQYKEETKEK